A genomic window from Pseudocitrobacter corydidari includes:
- the fieF gene encoding CDF family cation-efflux transporter FieF (FieF, a metal efflux transporter, is a member of the CDF (cation diffusion facilitator) family of transporters.), whose amino-acid sequence MNQSYGQLISRAALAATVMASVLLLIKIFAWWYTGSVSILAALVDSLVDIAASLTNLWVVRYSLQPADDEHTFGHGKAESLAALAQSMFISGSALFLFLTGIQHLAQPQVMNKPGIGVIVTLIALVSTLVLVSFQRWVVRRTQSQAVRADMLHYQSDVMMNGAILVALGLSWYGWHRADALFALGIGIYILYSALRMGYEAVQSLLDRALPDGERQEIIDIVTAWPGVSGAHDLRTRQSGPTRFIQIHLEMEDNLPLVQAHVIAEQVEQAILRRFPGSDVIIHQDPCSVVPDGGRSV is encoded by the coding sequence ATGAATCAATCATATGGCCAGCTCATCAGCCGCGCAGCGCTTGCCGCGACGGTGATGGCCTCTGTGTTACTTTTGATTAAAATTTTTGCATGGTGGTACACCGGTTCCGTCAGTATTCTGGCGGCGTTGGTGGATTCCCTGGTGGATATCGCGGCGTCGTTGACTAACCTGTGGGTGGTGCGTTATTCGCTGCAACCCGCTGATGATGAACACACTTTCGGCCACGGCAAAGCTGAATCTCTGGCGGCGCTGGCGCAGAGCATGTTTATCTCCGGTTCGGCGCTGTTCCTGTTTTTAACAGGCATTCAGCACCTGGCACAGCCGCAGGTGATGAATAAACCGGGTATTGGCGTCATTGTCACCCTCATTGCGTTGGTGAGTACGTTAGTGCTGGTTTCGTTCCAGCGTTGGGTGGTGCGGAGAACGCAAAGTCAGGCGGTAAGGGCGGATATGCTTCATTATCAGTCTGATGTTATGATGAACGGTGCAATTTTGGTCGCGCTGGGGCTCTCCTGGTACGGCTGGCATCGCGCAGATGCGCTGTTTGCTTTAGGAATTGGCATCTATATTTTATATAGCGCATTACGTATGGGTTATGAGGCGGTTCAGTCTTTGTTGGATCGCGCATTACCCGACGGAGAACGTCAGGAAATTATCGACATCGTGACCGCCTGGCCTGGGGTAAGCGGTGCACACGATCTCAGAACGCGGCAGTCAGGGCCGACCCGCTTTATTCAGATCCATCTGGAAATGGAAGATAACCTACCCCTGGTTCAGGCACATGTGATTGCCGAACAGGTGGAGCAGGCTATTTTGCGTCGCTTCCCCGGATCCGATGTGATTATTCACCAGGATCCGTGCTCAGTTGTCCCGGATGGTGGCAGGAGCGTTTGA
- a CDS encoding PTS transporter subunit EIIC: MSAIRQRILENMQKFSRAMIGAVLFLPVIGLILALSSVLTNPTIVSETGFLHQLGQLLGDTFWPLFGNLGLLFCVGISYGLARDKKTEVALVSVMCFIMFLGANHSWLEYTNSIAEKINGEYYGTGQTQILGFVVVDMGVFLGIILGCTIAWVHNKVSAIELPGALSMYGGAKLTLIAMTPVIILYAMAFTWIWPFMTHGISALTGFMKNAGIAGVFVYGFFEKFLIPTGLHHFVWSPFQLTQIGGTISVDGQVVSGTQAIFLAYMRHPDLTPVMNEALRFAQQGMTTMFGLSGAALAFYHTATPKKKTLAKAILLPAIITSILTGITEPIEFTFLFISPLLWFIHATLTAASQALCDIFTVRPWGASGLIEFLIYNLPLPASLTRWPGYVLIGIGQFAAYYVIFRTLVVKLNLKTPGREDDEGVRLYSKEDYRQKADKKKDITDDIIIGLGGRQNIISVDNCFTRLRVAVHDMEKVNDALLKSTGANGIVRNQHEAQVIYGVKVGQIRSKVDSWLTTH, translated from the coding sequence ATGTCTGCAATACGTCAACGTATTCTGGAGAATATGCAAAAATTCTCCAGAGCGATGATTGGCGCAGTATTGTTTTTGCCTGTCATCGGCTTAATCCTTGCCCTAAGCTCTGTCCTTACTAACCCAACCATTGTTTCGGAAACGGGTTTCCTTCATCAACTGGGTCAACTCCTCGGCGATACCTTTTGGCCGCTGTTTGGTAATCTCGGCCTCTTGTTTTGCGTGGGAATAAGCTATGGTTTAGCCCGCGATAAAAAAACGGAAGTCGCACTGGTTTCCGTGATGTGTTTTATTATGTTCCTTGGCGCCAACCATTCATGGTTGGAATATACAAATAGTATTGCCGAGAAAATTAACGGCGAATATTATGGAACCGGCCAGACGCAGATATTAGGTTTTGTCGTCGTCGACATGGGCGTATTCCTGGGCATCATTCTGGGTTGTACCATTGCCTGGGTACATAATAAAGTTTCGGCAATCGAATTACCGGGTGCATTATCCATGTATGGCGGCGCAAAACTGACGCTTATCGCCATGACGCCGGTCATCATTTTATATGCGATGGCGTTCACCTGGATTTGGCCATTCATGACCCACGGTATTTCAGCGTTAACCGGATTTATGAAGAATGCTGGTATCGCCGGCGTCTTTGTTTATGGTTTCTTTGAAAAATTCCTGATCCCGACCGGTTTGCATCATTTCGTCTGGTCTCCGTTCCAGTTGACACAAATTGGCGGCACCATCAGCGTGGATGGTCAGGTCGTTTCCGGTACGCAGGCTATCTTCCTTGCCTATATGCGCCACCCTGATCTCACCCCCGTTATGAACGAGGCGCTCAGATTCGCGCAGCAAGGTATGACCACCATGTTCGGTCTGTCCGGCGCGGCGCTGGCGTTCTATCACACAGCCACGCCGAAAAAGAAAACGCTGGCGAAAGCGATTCTGCTTCCCGCGATTATTACCTCGATTCTGACCGGTATTACCGAGCCTATCGAATTTACCTTTTTGTTTATCTCGCCGCTGCTGTGGTTCATTCATGCAACCCTGACGGCTGCCTCGCAGGCGCTTTGCGATATATTCACCGTCCGACCGTGGGGTGCTTCGGGCTTAATCGAATTTCTGATTTACAACTTGCCGCTGCCCGCTTCGCTGACGCGCTGGCCGGGCTATGTGCTTATAGGCATTGGGCAGTTTGCCGCTTACTACGTTATTTTCCGTACGCTGGTCGTGAAGCTTAATCTTAAAACACCCGGTCGGGAAGATGACGAAGGCGTACGTCTGTACAGCAAAGAAGATTATCGGCAGAAAGCGGATAAAAAAAAGGATATCACTGACGATATTATTATCGGGCTCGGCGGACGGCAAAACATTATTTCCGTCGATAACTGTTTCACCCGTTTACGCGTAGCGGTTCATGATATGGAAAAAGTAAACGATGCCCTTTTAAAAAGTACAGGTGCTAACGGTATCGTCAGAAATCAACATGAAGCTCAGGTCATTTATGGTGTCAAAGTCGGGCAAATTCGCTCAAAAGTGGATAGCTGGCTGACCACTCATTAA
- the cpxP gene encoding cell-envelope stress modulator CpxP, whose translation MRNVIAAVMASTLALSAYSQAAEVVTSVNWHPAEGSTQRSSQGHMFDGISLTEHQRQQMRDLMQRARHDQPPVNVSEVETMHRLITAEKFDEAAVRAQAEKMAQEQVARQVEMAKVRNQMYRLLTPEQQAALNEKHQQRMDQLREVAGMQKNPTTMLFSSTRSNQ comes from the coding sequence ATGCGCAATGTTATCGCTGCCGTCATGGCCTCAACACTGGCGCTAAGTGCTTATAGCCAGGCAGCTGAAGTCGTCACCAGCGTTAACTGGCACCCCGCTGAGGGTAGCACGCAGCGTAGCAGTCAGGGTCATATGTTTGACGGCATAAGTTTAACCGAACATCAACGTCAGCAGATGCGAGATCTGATGCAACGTGCCCGGCATGACCAGCCACCCGTTAATGTTAGCGAAGTCGAGACGATGCATCGTCTCATCACAGCAGAAAAATTTGATGAAGCCGCTGTACGCGCTCAGGCAGAAAAAATGGCGCAGGAGCAGGTTGCACGCCAGGTAGAAATGGCGAAAGTGCGCAACCAGATGTATCGCCTGCTAACGCCAGAGCAGCAAGCGGCTTTAAATGAGAAACACCAGCAACGTATGGATCAGTTGCGTGAGGTTGCCGGGATGCAGAAAAACCCAACGACAATGTTATTTAGTAGTACCCGTAGCAACCAGTAA
- a CDS encoding glycoside-pentoside-hexuronide family transporter, translated as MKSEVLSVKEKIGYGMGDAASHIIFDNVMLYMMFFYTDIFGIPAGFVGTMFLLARALDAISDPCMGLLADRTRSRWGKFRPWVLFGALPFGVVCVLAYSTPDLSLNGKMIYAAVTYTLLTLLYTVVNIPYCALGGVITNDPTQRISLQSWRFVLATAGGMLSTVLMMPLVNLIGGEDKALGFQGGIAVLSVVAFLMLAFCFFTTKERIQVPPSTTGMREDLRDIWQNDQWRIVGLLTILNILAVCVRGGAMMYYVTWIMGSPALFTAFLTTYCVGNLIGSAMAKPLTDWKCKVSVFWWTNAILAVLSLAMFFVPMNANVLMFGFIFVIGVLHQLVTPIQWVMMSDTVDYGEWCNGKRLTGISFAGTLFVLKLGLALGGAMIGWMLAGGGYDAAAKAQNSTTISIIIALFTLVPAVCYLLSAIIAKRYYTLKTPFLLKVMGELAQGARRNQQEFEHVPESKSLQS; from the coding sequence ATGAAAAGCGAAGTTTTATCCGTCAAAGAGAAGATTGGTTATGGCATGGGCGACGCCGCCAGCCATATCATTTTTGATAACGTCATGTTGTACATGATGTTTTTTTACACCGATATTTTCGGTATCCCTGCCGGCTTTGTTGGCACCATGTTCCTGCTGGCGCGCGCGCTGGATGCCATCTCCGACCCCTGCATGGGCCTGCTGGCTGACCGTACCCGCAGCCGCTGGGGCAAGTTCCGCCCGTGGGTGCTGTTTGGCGCGCTGCCGTTTGGCGTGGTGTGTGTGCTGGCTTACAGCACGCCAGACCTCAGCCTTAACGGCAAAATGATATACGCCGCCGTAACTTACACGCTGCTGACCCTGCTCTATACCGTGGTGAATATTCCTTACTGTGCGCTGGGCGGCGTAATCACAAACGACCCAACGCAGCGTATCTCGCTGCAATCCTGGCGCTTCGTGCTGGCGACGGCGGGCGGCATGCTCTCTACCGTGCTGATGATGCCGCTGGTGAATTTAATCGGCGGCGAGGATAAAGCGCTCGGTTTCCAGGGCGGGATTGCCGTGCTGTCGGTGGTTGCGTTCCTGATGCTGGCATTCTGCTTCTTCACCACGAAAGAACGTATCCAGGTACCGCCGAGCACCACCGGCATGCGTGAAGATCTGCGCGATATCTGGCAGAACGATCAGTGGCGCATTGTTGGCTTGCTCACCATTCTCAACATCCTTGCCGTCTGCGTGCGCGGCGGCGCGATGATGTATTACGTCACCTGGATTATGGGCTCTCCGGCGTTATTCACTGCTTTCCTGACCACCTATTGTGTCGGCAACCTGATTGGCTCCGCAATGGCCAAACCGCTCACCGACTGGAAATGCAAAGTGAGCGTCTTCTGGTGGACCAACGCTATTCTGGCGGTGCTGAGCCTGGCGATGTTCTTTGTACCGATGAATGCCAACGTACTGATGTTCGGCTTTATTTTCGTGATTGGTGTGCTGCACCAACTTGTGACGCCGATTCAGTGGGTGATGATGTCCGACACCGTCGATTATGGCGAGTGGTGTAACGGTAAACGTCTTACCGGCATCAGTTTCGCAGGCACGCTGTTCGTGCTGAAGCTGGGCCTGGCGCTGGGCGGCGCGATGATTGGCTGGATGCTGGCGGGCGGGGGCTACGATGCGGCCGCGAAAGCGCAGAACAGCACCACCATAAGCATCATTATCGCCCTGTTCACTCTCGTTCCTGCGGTTTGCTATCTGCTGAGCGCCATCATTGCGAAGCGCTACTACACCCTGAAAACGCCGTTCTTGCTGAAAGTTATGGGCGAGCTGGCGCAGGGCGCGCGGCGCAATCAACAAGAATTTGAACATGTACCCGAATCAAAATCATTACAGAGTTAA
- the yicI gene encoding alpha-xylosidase — MKISDGNWLIQPGLNLIHPIQVFDVEQHGNEMVVYAAPRDVRERTWQLDTPMFTLRFFAPQEGVVGVRIEHFQGALNNGPHYPLNVLKDVKVEMQNTAEFAELKSGNLSVRVTKGEFWSLDFLRNGVRITGSQVKNNGYVQDGNTGKNYLFERLDLGVGETVYGLGERFTALVRNGQTVDTWNRDGGTSTEQSYKNIPFYITNRGYGVLVNHPENVSFEIGSEKVSKVQFSVEGEYLEYFVIDGPTPKEVLNRYTQFTGRPALPPAWSFGLWLTTSFTTNYDEATVNSFIDGMAERNLPLHVFHFDCFWMKAFQWCDFEWDPVTFPDPKGMIQRLKEKGLKVCVWINPYIGQKSPVFQELKEKGYLLKRPDGSIWQWDKWQPGLAIYDFTNPDACQWYADKLKGLVDIGVDCFKTDFGERIPTDVQWFDGSDPQKMHNHYAFIYNELVWNVLKETVGEEEAVLFARSASVGAQQFPVHWGGDCYANYESMAESLRGGLSIGLSGFGFWSHDIGGFENTAPADVYKRWCAFGLFSSHSRLHGSKSYRVPWAYDEESCDVVRFFTEMKCRMMPYLYRQAALAHEQGTPMLRAMMLEFPNDPACDYLDRQYMLGDSVMVAPVFSEVGDVQFYLPEGRWTHLWHNDEVQGSRWHKQQHDFLSLPVYVRDNTLLALGNNNQKPNYAWHEGTEFQLFCLDDGREALCTVPAADGSAAFTLKAVRAGNTITVTGEGNARDWTLCLRNVQQISGIKGGAHAGSELGVVVKAQSNTLTITL, encoded by the coding sequence ATGAAAATCAGTGATGGAAACTGGCTGATCCAACCGGGTCTCAATCTTATCCACCCCATCCAGGTGTTCGATGTCGAACAGCACGGTAATGAGATGGTGGTTTATGCTGCGCCGCGCGATGTGCGTGAGCGTACCTGGCAGCTGGATACCCCAATGTTTACGCTGCGCTTTTTTGCTCCGCAGGAAGGGGTGGTCGGCGTACGTATCGAACACTTTCAGGGCGCGTTAAATAACGGCCCGCACTATCCGCTGAATGTCCTGAAAGACGTCAAAGTTGAAATGCAGAACACCGCTGAATTTGCCGAGCTGAAAAGTGGCAACCTGAGCGTGCGCGTAACCAAAGGTGAATTCTGGTCGCTCGATTTCCTGCGCAACGGCGTGCGTATTACCGGTTCTCAGGTGAAAAATAACGGCTACGTGCAGGACGGCAACACCGGTAAAAACTATCTGTTTGAGCGCCTGGACCTCGGCGTGGGTGAAACGGTTTATGGCCTGGGCGAGCGCTTCACTGCGCTGGTGCGTAACGGCCAGACGGTTGATACCTGGAACCGCGACGGCGGCACCAGTACCGAGCAGTCCTACAAAAACATCCCGTTCTACATTACCAACCGCGGTTACGGCGTGCTGGTGAATCACCCGGAAAACGTCTCGTTCGAAATTGGATCTGAGAAAGTCTCGAAGGTGCAGTTCAGCGTGGAAGGCGAATATCTGGAATATTTCGTGATCGACGGCCCGACACCTAAAGAGGTGCTCAATCGCTACACGCAATTTACCGGTCGCCCGGCGCTGCCGCCTGCGTGGTCGTTCGGCCTGTGGCTCACTACCTCATTTACCACTAACTACGATGAAGCGACCGTGAACAGCTTTATCGATGGCATGGCTGAGCGCAACCTGCCGTTGCACGTTTTCCACTTTGACTGCTTCTGGATGAAAGCCTTCCAGTGGTGTGACTTCGAGTGGGATCCGGTGACCTTCCCTGACCCGAAAGGCATGATTCAGCGCCTGAAAGAGAAAGGGCTGAAGGTGTGCGTGTGGATCAACCCGTACATCGGCCAAAAATCGCCTGTCTTCCAGGAACTGAAAGAGAAGGGCTATCTGCTTAAACGCCCGGATGGGTCGATCTGGCAGTGGGATAAATGGCAGCCCGGCCTGGCAATTTACGATTTCACCAACCCGGATGCCTGCCAGTGGTACGCCGACAAGCTGAAAGGGCTGGTGGATATTGGCGTCGATTGCTTCAAAACCGATTTCGGCGAACGTATCCCGACGGATGTTCAGTGGTTTGACGGTTCCGATCCGCAGAAAATGCACAACCACTACGCCTTTATCTACAACGAACTGGTGTGGAACGTGCTGAAAGAGACTGTTGGCGAGGAAGAGGCGGTGCTGTTCGCCCGTTCCGCCTCCGTGGGTGCGCAACAGTTCCCGGTTCACTGGGGCGGTGACTGCTACGCCAACTACGAATCCATGGCGGAAAGCCTGCGCGGCGGCCTGTCGATTGGCCTCTCCGGCTTCGGCTTCTGGAGCCACGATATCGGCGGCTTCGAAAACACCGCCCCGGCCGATGTCTACAAACGCTGGTGCGCATTCGGCCTCTTCTCAAGCCATAGCCGCCTGCATGGCAGCAAATCTTACCGTGTACCGTGGGCGTACGACGAAGAGTCCTGCGACGTGGTGCGTTTCTTCACCGAAATGAAGTGCCGCATGATGCCGTACCTCTATCGTCAGGCAGCGCTGGCGCATGAGCAGGGTACGCCAATGTTACGCGCGATGATGCTGGAGTTCCCGAACGACCCGGCATGCGACTACCTCGATCGCCAGTATATGCTCGGCGATTCCGTGATGGTGGCGCCGGTGTTCTCGGAAGTGGGCGACGTGCAGTTCTACCTGCCGGAAGGCCGCTGGACGCACCTGTGGCATAACGATGAAGTTCAGGGTAGCCGCTGGCATAAACAGCAGCACGACTTCCTGAGTCTGCCGGTGTATGTTCGCGACAACACCCTGCTGGCGTTGGGCAACAACAATCAGAAACCGAACTACGCGTGGCATGAAGGCACGGAGTTCCAGCTCTTCTGTCTGGATGATGGCCGTGAAGCTCTCTGCACCGTTCCGGCGGCGGATGGTTCAGCCGCGTTCACCCTGAAAGCGGTGCGCGCGGGTAACACCATCACGGTGACCGGTGAAGGTAACGCGCGCGACTGGACGCTGTGCCTGCGTAACGTGCAGCAGATTAGCGGCATTAAGGGCGGCGCACATGCTGGAAGTGAGCTGGGCGTGGTGGTGAAAGCGCAGAGTAATACGCTGACGATCACACTTTAA
- a CDS encoding glycoside hydrolase: MKLTVLGGGGVRSAFLAKSLAYNAHRINLQEVVFQDSSEKNLSIFGEIARYIFTTIRPDIKFTLTTDPVTALEKTNYVITTLRVGGDESRVRDERIALNHHTLGQETTGVGGFAMAMRSIPAILGYCQLIEKHAAEDAILFNFTNPSGLVTEAIIKSGFKRRVYGICDAPSELIRELPAILNCASDDLSVECYGLNHFSWFTHFTVRGEDVTDKLVAHPALYSKTAMQYFSPELVQLCDKQLLNEYLYYYYYREEALNAILEAPETRGEQIARINKEMRDELQHIDVKAHPEAAFDVWMKHYLRRENSYMQSESQQEKFNPRTAITLRQFIEEPDTGGYAGVALDILEAVNSTTTKRIVVSLQNNQTLDFLRPDDVIEISCDLSKDGLKPITPIHVPDAQKNMISCVKEYERLAVEAIFKKDRALAIRAMMAHPLVGSFSLATKLATDYLSDVHFSDWK, from the coding sequence ATGAAATTAACCGTATTAGGCGGGGGCGGCGTTCGCTCTGCGTTTCTGGCAAAATCACTGGCCTATAACGCCCATCGCATTAATTTACAGGAAGTTGTCTTCCAGGACAGCTCAGAAAAAAATCTATCAATATTTGGCGAAATCGCGCGCTACATTTTTACCACAATTCGCCCGGATATTAAATTTACGCTGACAACCGACCCTGTTACAGCGCTGGAAAAAACCAATTACGTCATTACCACACTACGTGTAGGTGGTGATGAAAGCCGCGTCCGTGACGAACGCATTGCGCTTAACCACCACACTCTTGGGCAGGAAACCACCGGGGTGGGCGGCTTTGCGATGGCTATGCGTTCGATTCCGGCCATTTTGGGTTATTGCCAGCTTATCGAAAAACATGCCGCAGAAGACGCCATTCTGTTCAACTTTACTAACCCCTCGGGGCTCGTTACCGAAGCCATTATCAAATCAGGTTTTAAGCGCCGGGTTTATGGTATTTGCGACGCACCGTCGGAGCTCATTCGCGAATTACCCGCGATCCTGAACTGCGCCAGCGACGACCTGAGCGTCGAATGCTATGGGCTCAACCATTTTTCGTGGTTTACCCATTTCACGGTACGCGGCGAAGATGTTACTGATAAATTAGTGGCTCATCCGGCCCTGTATAGCAAAACCGCCATGCAATACTTCTCGCCAGAGCTTGTACAGCTTTGCGATAAGCAACTGCTGAACGAATATCTCTATTACTACTACTATCGTGAAGAAGCGTTAAATGCGATTCTCGAAGCCCCGGAGACGCGCGGTGAGCAAATTGCGCGAATCAACAAGGAGATGCGTGATGAGCTCCAGCACATTGATGTAAAAGCGCACCCTGAAGCCGCCTTCGATGTCTGGATGAAACATTATCTGCGTCGCGAAAATAGCTATATGCAAAGTGAATCGCAGCAGGAGAAATTCAATCCTCGCACGGCAATCACGCTTCGTCAGTTTATTGAAGAACCGGATACCGGTGGTTACGCAGGCGTTGCGCTGGATATTCTGGAAGCGGTGAACAGCACCACAACCAAGCGCATTGTGGTTTCCTTGCAGAACAACCAAACGCTCGATTTTCTGCGCCCGGACGATGTGATTGAGATCAGTTGCGATCTCAGCAAAGATGGCTTAAAACCGATTACGCCGATACATGTTCCGGACGCGCAAAAGAATATGATTTCCTGCGTGAAAGAGTATGAAAGGCTGGCGGTAGAAGCCATCTTTAAGAAAGATCGCGCGCTAGCTATTCGCGCCATGATGGCGCATCCGTTAGTGGGTTCTTTTTCCTTAGCCACAAAACTGGCGACCGATTATCTGAGCGACGTACATTTTTCTGACTGGAAATAA
- a CDS encoding MurR/RpiR family transcriptional regulator: protein MDPQIIFRDAKLSKIDITVLRCIQDDPERCLREGIRSVATRCYSNPSSLVRLAKKLNFSGWLELVYFIKFNITMPKLDVTNDIDFMNIQPAEGLTLLLERLKHERVLIHGSGFSQLIAQYIYNKFLVTGVNASLALWPDYEILEQKSALKFDSIWIVSKSGRSSSALNWVNAIKGKGMNLVCFTGDYQSPLAQAADTAFIIHDPQKFDDDIYWSNPFFGYCILGFEHLLKLWFMQNSGAR from the coding sequence ATGGATCCGCAAATCATTTTCCGCGATGCAAAGCTAAGCAAAATTGATATCACTGTTTTACGCTGTATTCAGGACGATCCCGAACGCTGTTTGAGAGAGGGAATTCGTTCCGTGGCAACGCGCTGTTATAGCAATCCTTCCTCGCTGGTGCGTCTGGCAAAGAAGCTTAACTTTAGCGGCTGGCTGGAGCTGGTCTATTTTATAAAATTCAATATCACGATGCCGAAACTGGATGTGACGAATGATATTGATTTTATGAACATTCAGCCTGCGGAAGGCCTGACGTTGCTGCTAGAGAGGCTGAAGCATGAGCGCGTGTTAATCCACGGCAGTGGATTTTCGCAGCTTATTGCGCAATATATTTATAATAAATTTCTGGTGACCGGCGTGAATGCCAGCCTCGCGCTTTGGCCAGACTACGAAATTCTTGAACAGAAATCGGCGTTAAAATTTGACTCTATCTGGATTGTGTCAAAATCCGGGCGTAGCAGTTCTGCGCTGAACTGGGTCAATGCCATTAAGGGAAAGGGAATGAATCTGGTTTGCTTTACCGGCGACTATCAAAGCCCGCTTGCCCAGGCTGCCGATACGGCGTTTATCATTCATGACCCGCAAAAGTTTGATGACGATATCTACTGGAGCAACCCGTTTTTTGGCTACTGTATTCTCGGCTTTGAGCATCTGCTCAAGTTGTGGTTTATGCAAAATAGCGGGGCGCGATGA
- the pfkA gene encoding 6-phosphofructokinase: MIKKIGVLTSGGDAPGMNAAIRGVVRAALTEGLEVFGIYDGYLGLYEDRMVQLDRYSVSDMINRGGTFLGSARFPEFRDENIRAVAIENMKKRGLDALVVIGGDGSYMGAMRLTEMGFPCIGLPGTIDNDIKGTDYTIGFFTALSTVVEAIDRLRDTSSSHQRISVVEVMGRYCGDLTLAAAIAGGCEFVVLPEVEFNRDDLVNEIKAGIAKGKKHAIVAITEHMCDIDELAHFIEKETGRETRATVLGHIQRGGSPVPYDRILASRMGAYAIELLQQGFGGRCVGIQNEKLVHHDIIDAIENMKRPFKGDWLDCAKMLY; this comes from the coding sequence ATGATTAAGAAAATCGGTGTGTTGACAAGCGGCGGTGATGCGCCGGGTATGAACGCTGCCATTCGTGGTGTTGTGCGCGCTGCGTTAACGGAAGGTCTGGAAGTTTTTGGTATCTATGACGGTTACCTGGGTCTGTATGAAGACCGTATGGTTCAACTCGACCGTTACAGCGTCTCCGATATGATCAACCGTGGCGGTACCTTCCTCGGTTCAGCGCGTTTCCCGGAATTCCGTGATGAGAATATCCGCGCTGTGGCTATCGAAAACATGAAAAAACGCGGTCTGGACGCGCTGGTTGTTATCGGCGGTGACGGTTCCTACATGGGCGCCATGCGTCTGACCGAAATGGGATTCCCGTGCATCGGCCTGCCGGGCACCATCGACAACGATATCAAGGGCACTGACTACACCATCGGTTTCTTCACCGCACTGAGCACCGTGGTTGAAGCGATTGACCGCCTGCGTGACACCTCTTCTTCTCACCAGCGTATCTCTGTTGTGGAAGTCATGGGCCGTTACTGCGGAGACCTGACCCTGGCGGCAGCGATTGCCGGTGGTTGTGAATTCGTGGTTCTGCCGGAAGTTGAGTTTAACCGTGACGATCTGGTGAATGAAATCAAAGCCGGCATCGCGAAAGGTAAAAAACACGCAATCGTCGCCATCACTGAACACATGTGTGATATCGACGAGCTGGCGCATTTCATTGAGAAAGAAACCGGCCGTGAAACCCGTGCAACCGTTCTGGGCCACATCCAGCGCGGCGGCTCCCCGGTGCCTTACGACCGTATTCTGGCTTCCCGCATGGGCGCATACGCCATTGAACTGCTGCAGCAGGGCTTCGGTGGCCGCTGCGTCGGTATTCAGAACGAAAAACTGGTTCACCATGACATCATTGACGCCATCGAAAATATGAAGCGTCCGTTCAAAGGTGACTGGTTAGACTGCGCGAAAATGCTGTACTGA